TGGCTTCCCGCCTGGGCAGTGATGTTCCTTTTTTTTTGAAATATCCTTCAGCCGCTGTCAGTGGCAGGGGTGAGATTCTTGAAGAAATGAAGAATATTCCGAATCTTTTTGGAGTCATTATTCAAGGGTCTGGAGAAGGCGTTTCCACTAGGTCTGCCTATCGGGCAGTTGACCGTGCCATGGAGGCTGGAATTCTAAGTCAATATGTTCTGTCTAAAGAAGATATGATCGAGTCCTATCTTCACTCGAAACCATCTGATTGGCCCTTCTTCAACAGCTTTATGGAAACTTACAGAAAAGGGAACAAACCTCTTGAGTTTATTTTCAAACTTCTTTATGATGCAGAAGCTATATTTGTTGGTTTATCTGGAAGCGGCAGCGCCTTATTCGGGCTCTTCCCAACGCAAAGATCAGCGATGAATGCGGAACGGTCATTAACAGGGCAGTTTCCATTTGTTGA
The window above is part of the Oceanispirochaeta sp. genome. Proteins encoded here:
- the ispE gene encoding 4-(cytidine 5'-diphospho)-2-C-methyl-D-erythritol kinase, producing the protein MKRVSIQAPAKINLHLEVGRLRSDGFHDICSLFQAVSLFDDIRLELTDQEEEILIQGDFPCPPEENLIYKSINIFRESCPDHRGILVQVEKRIPSEAGLGGGSSDAAAVLKGLVLLLDHNPGEQVLFAMASRLGSDVPFFLKYPSAAVSGRGEILEEMKNIPNLFGVIIQGSGEGVSTRSAYRAVDRAMEAGILSQYVLSKEDMIESYLHSKPSDWPFFNSFMETYRKGNKPLEFIFKLLYDAEAIFVGLSGSGSALFGLFPTQRSAMNAERSLTGQFPFVERINFLNSIPDAVVI